Proteins found in one Salvia splendens isolate huo1 chromosome 10, SspV2, whole genome shotgun sequence genomic segment:
- the LOC121752442 gene encoding probable flavin-containing monooxygenase 1, whose product MEKRVAIVGAGISGLLACKYAAAKGFTPVVFEEQDRVGGLWNHTLESTTLQVPKQLYEFSDFPWPSSVKELLPHNTQLTEYLQSYAHKFQLLQFVKLNSKVIDVDYVGESAEEMNCWGADGKAFGSNGKWILRVSHAGDDSIKEYEAEFLVLCIGRFSGLPNIPEFDGSDAFSGKVMHSMDFGNMENAAAAQFIKGKRVVVIGSGKSAVDIAYECANLNGRDNPCTIVQRRIHWMVPHDAQPWGLSFGFLCFTRFAELMVHKPGQSFLFAVAAVLLTPLRWLVNKLIQIYLKWRLPIQKYDMVPTESFVGEASSCQILFLQPNFYERVEDGSILMKKSKNFTFCEEGVILEGESVPLQADVVILATGYKGEEKLKNMFASPTYQNYIFGSPDSIVPLYRQMIHPRIPQLAVIGYSESLSNIFTFEMRCKWLSHFLDGGFALPNTRDMEEEIEGWEKYMKRYAGNESFRRSCIGGLPIWYNDQICRDIGSTPKRKNGFFSEMFHPYGPADYHHL is encoded by the exons ATGGAGAAACGAGTAGCCATCGTGGGCGCCGGAATCAGCGGCCTCCTCGCCTGCAAATACGCGGCCGCGAAGGGCTTCACTCCGGTGGTCTTCGAAGAGCAAGACAGGGTTGGCGGGCTGTGGAATCACACATTGGAGTCCACCACCCTCCAAGTTCCTAAGCAGTTATATGAATTTTCAGACTTCCCATGGCCTTCTTCTGTCAAAGAATTGCTTCCCCACAACACACAACTCACCGAATATCTCCAATCCTACGCCCACAAATTCCAGCTGTTGCAGTTCGTCAAGCTCAATAGCAAAGTAATCGATGTTGACTATGTGGGAGAGTCTGCAGAAGAGATGAATTGCTGGGGTGCAGATGGAAAGGCCTTCGGATCCAACGGGAAATGGATTCTCAGAGTTTCCCACGCCGGAGATGACTCCATCAAG GAGTATGAAGCAGAGTTCTTGGTTCTGTGCATTGGGAGATTCAGCGGGCTTCCAAATATCCCGGAGTTTGATGGGAGCGATGCATTTTCCGGCAAAGTAATGCACTCCATGGATTTTGGCAACATGGAGAATGCTGCTGCTGCTCAATTCATCAAAGGAAAACGTGTCGTCGTTATCGGTTCTGGAAAATCAGCAGTTGACATTGCATATGAATGCGCCAATCTAAATG GAAGAGATAATCCTTGCACTATTGTCCAAAGAAGAATCCATTGGATG GTACCCCACGACGCGCAGCCATGGGGGCTAAGTTTCGGCTTTCTGTGCTTCACTCGCTTCGCTGAGCTCATGGTCCACAAGCCCGGCCAGAGCTTTTTGTTCGCCGTAGCTGCAGTCTTGCTCACTCCGCTg CGATGGCTTGTGAACAAGCTCATCCAAATCTATCTCAAATGGCGACTTCCCATTCAAAAATATGACATGGTTCCAACGGAAAGCTTTGTCGGAGAAGCCTCGTCCTGTCAGATACTCTTCCTGCAGCCTAACTTCTACGAGAGAGTAGAAGACGGCAGCATTCTGatgaaaaaatcgaaaaactTCACCTTCTGCGAAGAGGGTGTGATCCTCGAGGGAGAAAGTGTCCCGTTGCAAGCAGACGTGGTCATCCTTGCAACGGGATATAAAGGGGAGGAGAAGCTGAAGAACATGTTCGCTTCTCCCACTTATCAAAACTACATATTTGGATCCCCGGACTCCATTGTCCCTCTCTACAGGCAGATGATCCATCCAAGGATCCCACAGCTGGCAGTGATAGGCTACTCGGAGTCGCTGTCGAATATATTCACGTTCGAAATGAGGTGCAAATGGCTGTCGCATTTTCTTGACGGGGGGTTCGCATTGCCAAATACAAGAGATATGGAGGAGGAGATCGAGGGGTGGGAGAAATATATGAAGAGGTATGCAGGAAATGAGAGTTTCAGAAGGTCTTGCATTGGTGGGCTGCCTATTTGGTACAATGATCAAATATGCAGAGACATTGGGTCTACTCCCAAAAGAAAGAATGGCTTCTTTTCTGAGATGTTTCACCCTTATGGCCCTGCCGACTACCACCACCTATAA